The DNA region aaatattatattacgTGTCATCCcataagtgtgacatcttttgtgggatggagggagtactacctATTACTTACATCTTTTAGAAATAACAAGTATTTCTATTTTGATTCAACCTctaaaatatgcaatttaaaTTTAggaaacttttgaaaaatatattaatccatgcaaataattttatttacaatttataatattaaaattaacaattactccatatatattttgtgGACTCCACAATGGACTAACATTATAAAAATTAACACTACCATATAATAATGTGGATTCTACAATCTTATCTGATACTCTCTCTTACTCtgtatttttaagggacggaggaagtaaatTCACCAAAAGTTTTGTTATTAAATACTATTCCCTCCATCCCTCTGTAGTAGAAGTGTTTTTTTGGCACGGGAttcaagaaattgtgttaaaagtgagttaagtgaaggaaaggaaaaaggtacAGAGATAAAgacagaataaagtaagagagagtaacgtaagagagaagaaaagttggTGCTTTTGCTAAAATAAtaaatgactcagctacagtggGACAAAAAAAAGAATACAACTAAACTACAGAGGTtcggagggagtaacattttCTCTCCACGAGTAAAACAAGTAGCGGGCTACTGAAGCAAAAAATTACATGGAGTTGGAACCACTTAATTCAATCACAAGCTCGAGAAAAATAACAGAGACATGATGTATCTAATGGTATTTACTTGATGTGTATGCATGCACTACATGTCGTTGTACTTGTGTGTATAATGATAGAATACACGAGGTGGTTCATAAACTAGAATCCATCAGTTTTGTTTTGGTTGTCCGAAGTTTGATCTCGATCAGTGGAGTTGAAATTTGGTTTGACCTCAGTGACGCGATCACGGTTCATGGCGAGTTGGCCCGTGTCACAGAGTTGAAACCGAACACAAACGTAGCCAGGTAGCACATTCCGTTTATTATCGTCCTGCCATCAACAACCTCAATTTTGTCCATACACATCCATAAACAAATACATACACGAGTAGTTCTAGTGGAAACTTTTTTAAAATGCCAACTTTAAGAACTAAAAATCCTATCACTTCTTTGATACATTAATATCAGCTGCCATCACAGAACATATCAGTTCCTGATATTATGAATTCAGTCATATTCATATTATGCAAATTACCTAATGGTTATGGTGATCTGGCGCACCTGAAAATATGGCAAAACATAACAAtttaatacaataaaaataacattaattgTGGTTGTATAATGAGAGAGGATGAAGCAGAGAGTGACCGAGTAATTGGGGGAGAGAGGTTGGCTGTTGAGAGTGTGTTCAACGGAGGTGGTTAATTTGTAAAGTAATATTCCAAATGCAGCGGCTATTAAGCCTCCAAGAAGCGTCTCATCTGCCGATGGCGgcgccttcttcttcttgccttTCAACTCCAGAGACGGCGCCGCTACCGCTGATCTCAATTTCtggttgtatttttttaaattataaattcaaattgaaTGAAAACACAAAGTGTGAATTGAGTGTTACTCTTTGTTGTTTGGCGCGGCGGCGGAAAGTGCGGAAGAGAAAGAGACTGAAAGCGCCGGTTATGAGAAGACTGGCGGCGGTCTGGAGAGACGAGTCGGCGGAGGCAGAGAGGACTGGTGAGGAGGAGATGGCGACGGCGGTGACTTCCTCCGAGAGTTGGGCAGAGCAAAGAGTATAGTGGTTGGTAGTTCTGGCGGAAAA from Salvia splendens isolate huo1 chromosome 9, SspV2, whole genome shotgun sequence includes:
- the LOC121747443 gene encoding uncharacterized protein LOC121747443, with the protein product MMQSQQRQLLRLSSAANFIFPSRPPPPHHLYFSARTTNHYTLCSAQLSEEVTAVAISSSPVLSASADSSLQTAASLLITGAFSLFLFRTFRRRAKQQRKLRSAVAAPSLELKGKKKKAPPSADETLLGGLIAAAFGILLYKLTTSVEHTLNSQPLSPNYSVRQITITIRTIINGMCYLATFVFGFNSVTRANSP